From Lagenorhynchus albirostris chromosome 10, mLagAlb1.1, whole genome shotgun sequence, the proteins below share one genomic window:
- the TATDN2 gene encoding putative deoxyribonuclease TATDN2 — translation MASERRKVKYHWSSPSERSSRKRSCLREPSDVAPSSQPAHSSVSRSGGASSPKRMKTQKEHGVSWGSSRRRSSSSSSHSSGPGVGGAVSKGGLNQSSGEFLSSGGSPLCPARPSLEEMASLQEEACSLKVDSKDSSRNPMDSEFAAEAEVQNDIIEEPNKVQKRQRDRLRDQGSTMIYLKAIQGILGKSMPKRKGEAAMKAKPNTAERASHGEGPARSVTTCAPQKEKKSAPEVRAEEEKDVPEKSSFWDRRVVIDPQEKPSEEPLGGRRTVIDKRCPVLEFLDDSDAHVNGQKPKDREVVMERTSSGSDWSDVDEISTVRFSQEEPISLKPSAVPEPSHFPTDYVMYPAHLYSSPWCDYASYWTSGPKTPGYHSVGSGGSDTVQVERSGQGSSPHSTVSPQHNSREPQAAEEGRSRKSRSSRFSRSSEEEEVKEKRTFREDMPPRPCGGPASSSLPRSRREPRLEGFIDTHCHLDMLYSKLSFKGSFTKFRKIYSSSFPKEFQGCISDFCDPRTLTDGLWEDLLKEDLVWGAFGCHPHFARYYNESQERNLLQALRHPKAVAFGEMGLDYSHKCTTPVPEQHKVFERQLQLAVSLRKPLVIHCREADDDLLKIMKRFVPPDYKVHRHCFTGSYPVIEPLLKYFPNMSVGFTAVLTYSSAWEARDSLKQIPLERIIVETDAPYFLPRQVPKSLCQYAHPGLALHTVREIARVKDLPLARTLATLRENTCRLYSL, via the exons ATGGCGTCGGAGAGGCGCAAGGTCAAGTACCACTGGAGCAGCCCTTCGGAGCGGAGTTCCCGCAAGCGCAGCTGCCTCCGGGAGCCCAGTGATGTGGCCCCCTCCAGCCAGCCAGCTCACAGCTCTGTGTCGCGTTCTGGAGGGGCCAGCAGCCCCAAGCGCATGAAAACCCAGAAGGAGCATGGTGTGTCCTGGGGCTCATCCCGCCGCAGaagttcctcctcctcctcccattcCTCTGGCCCAGGTGTGGGTGGGGCCGTCTCCAAAGGAGGCCTGAATCAGAGCTCAGGAGAGTTCCTTTCGTCAGGGGGATCCCCTCTGTGCCCTGCCAGACCTTCTCTAGAAGAAATGGCTTCTCTCCAGGAGGAAGCCTGCAGCCTTAAG GTTGATTCCAAAGATAGTTCTCGTAACCCCATGGATTCTGAATTTGCAGCTGAAGCTGAGGTTCAAAATGACATAATTGAGGAACCAAACAAGGTCcagaaaaggcagagggatagACTTCGAGACCAAGGCTCTACCATGATCTACCTAAAGGCCATCCAGGGCATCCTGGGAAAGTCGATGccaaaaaggaagggagaggctGCCATGAAGGCAAAACCCAACACGGCAGAGCGCGCCAGCCACGGAGAGGGGCCAGCCAGGAGTGTCACCACGTGTGcccctcagaaagagaaaaagtctGCCCCAGAGGTCAGAGCGGAGGAGGAGAAGGATGTGCCGGAGAAGAGCAGCTTCTGGGACAGGAGAGTGGTGATAGACCCTCAGGAGAAACCCAGCGAGGAGCCCCTGGGTGGCCGAAGGACGGTCATTGACAAGCGCTGTCCAGTCCTGGAGTTTTTGGATGACTCTGACGCGCACGTAAACGGCCAGAAA ccTAAAGACCGGGAGGTGGTGATGGAGCGCACCTCTTCAGGAAGTGACTGGTCCGACGTGGACGAGATTTCCACAGTCAGATTCTCTCAGGAGGAGCCCATATCCCTGAAACCCTCAGCGGTTCCAGAGCCTTCTCACTTCCCCACGGATTACGTCATGTACCCGGCTCACTTGTACAGCAGTCCCTGGTGTGACTACGCCAGCTACTGGACCAGCGGTCCCAAGACCCCCGGCTACCACTCCGTGGGCAGTGGCGGCAGCGACACGGTGCAGGTGGAGAGGAGTGGCCAGGGCTCTTCCCCCCACTCAACGGTGAGCCCCCAGCACAACTCCAGAGAGCCCCAGGCCGCTGAGGAAGGCAGATCCCGCAAGTCGCGTTCATCTCGTTTCTCCAGAAGCTCGGAAGAAGAAGAggtgaaggagaaaagaacattCCGGGAGGACATGCCACCACGTCCGTGTGGAGGACCCGCATCTAGCTCCCTGCCCAGGAGCCGTCGGGAGCCCAGGTTGGAGGGTTTCATCGACACCCATTGTCACTTGGACATGCTCTATTCCAAGCTGTCGTTCAAAGGGAGCTTCACAAAGTTCAGGAAAATTTACAGCAGCTCCTTCCCTAAGGAGTTTCAGGGCTGCATCTCCGACTTCTGCGATCCTCGCACACTGACAGATGGCCTCTGGGAGGACCTGTTGAAAGAAGATCTGGTGTGGGGGGCCTTTGGCTGTCACCCCCATTTTGCACGTTACTACAATGAGAGTCAAGAAAGAAATCTTCTGCAGGCCTTAAGGCACCCCAAGGCCGTGGCATTTGGGGAGATGGGCTTGGATTACTCTCACAAGTGCACCACGCCTGTCCCGGAGCAGCACAAG GTGTTTGAGAGGCAGCTGCAGCTGGCCGTGTCTCTCAGGAAACCCTTGGTGATCCACTGCCGAGAAGCTGATGACGATCTGCTGAAAATCATGAAGAGATTTGTGCCTCCGGACTACAAGGTTCACAG GCATTGCTTCACCGGCAGCTACCCAGTCATTGAGCCCCTGTTGAAGTACTTTCCCAACATGTCCGTGGGCTTCACAGCGGTCCTGACATACTCCTCTGCCTGGGAGGCCCGGGACTCTCTGAAACAGATCCCGCTGGAGAGGATCATCGTGGAAACTGATGCTCCCTATTTCCTGCCTCGACAG GTTCCCAAGAGCCTTTGCCAGTACGCCCACCCAGGCCTGGCCTTGCACACGGTTCGAGAGATTGCCAGGGTCAAAGACCTGCCACTCGCCCGCACCTTGGCCACCCTGCGTGAGAACACCTGCCGCCTCTACAGTCTTTAA